The following nucleotide sequence is from Ahniella affigens.
CGGCGGCACCGGTCGAATCCTGCAAGGGGTGGGGCGCACGGGTTCAGTCAGTGTGTTCGAGCCGGCCGCTATTCTCGGCTATGACTTTGCGACGGAAGTGTTTCCAACGGCACCGCGCGCCGCCGGTGACCTATGCGGCGCCTCGCTGTATCCCGACTTGCTCGATACCGAACGATTTGCAATGGGTTGTCCTGGTGCCGATGGCAGCGTTGCCAATCAGGGGGTACTGCGCGTGCTCCAGAAATTGACCTTCATGGGTATCCCGATTTGGGTGAATCAGCGCCTGGCGGTGGAGGACAGTCCGCACGGCGCCGATGACCTGGGGCGCAGCGTGGTGCTGGTTAATGGCCGTGCGTACGCGGGCGCGCCGCTTGCCGACGACAGCGTAGGCGCCAACAACGGTGCAGTCTACGAATTTGCCGACTCATCCACGCTGCCGGAAGTGTTTGCGGACAGCTTTGAATAGCCCAATTCAAGCCATCCCAATGCGGTTGGTTGCGCCGGGGGTGGCCGATGCGCTGCGCCCCGGCTTCTGGCGCGGGCGGGAATGCGCGATACTGCACTTCAGTTTCGCTGCAATACTCGCCGCTGCATGCCGCGCCCCACGACTCGTAAACGCCGACTCACCAAACCCGGTCCAGGGGTGCTGCTGGCCGAGCGCTTTGCGCGCCTCTGTGCGCCGACGAACCCTTGGCGCGCGCTGGGTGTGACCCAGGTCGAATGGCGACAGTGGATGATTGGCCGAAAGCCCATGCCGATGTCGATCCGCCGCAGTATTGACGCCCATCTGCGGCTCCATGATCTGGGTGCGCGCGGACAAGCCGCGTTCGCGGATCTCCTGAATAGCGTTGGTGACGCCAAGCGCGGCAGCGCTGAACAGCAGTTGCTGTTGGACTTGAGTGCGAGTGCGCAAGTGGGCGATACATCAAAGTCGGACTAATTCAAACATGGCGCGGAATGTCGGCATGCGTGAATGCCGAAATGACGGCAGCATGCGCGGGCTCTCGATGAATTGCCTCGCTAAGATAGAGAGACCCAACGACAGTCAAAGGACACCATGACCACTGCCATCCTCGCCATTCTTGCTGGCTTGGTCCTGCTCGCCATCGGTGCCGAAGGCCTCGTTCGCGGCGCGAGTCGCATTGCGCTGCAGCTCGGTGTAACGCCACTGGTGATCGGCTTGACGATCGTCGCTGCGGGTACCGGCAGTCCGGAAATGGTGGTCAGCTTTCAAGCTGCATTTGCCGGGAGCAGCGATCTGGCGCTCGGCAATATCGTTGGCTCGAACATTGCGAATGTCGCGTTGATCCTCGGACTCGCCGCCATCGTGCGGCCGCTGCAAGTGCGGTCCGCGCTGTTGCTTCGCGAAATGCCCATCATGATCGGCGTGACGCTCGCATTGATTGCCATGTTGGCCGATGGTCAGCTGGGTCGGATCGATGGCGCGCTGCTCAGCATCGGCGCTGTCGTCTACACGATCGGTGCGTATCGGGCGTCAAAACGCGATCGCGATGCGGCAGTGGCCGAGGAATTCGCTAATGAGCTGCCCAAGACGACTGGCAATACCGCGAGCAATGTGATCTTCATTGTTGGTGGTTTGGGCGCCTTGGTATTCGGTGCGACGCTGCTGGTCGATGGCGCCGTGGTCATCGCCAAGTCGATCGGCATGAGCGAGGCGGTGATTGGTTTGACGATCGTCGCGATCGGGACCAGCTTGCCCGAACTCGCCACGTCGGTACTGGCCGCCTGGCGCAAAGACGCCGATGTGGCGTTCGGCAACGTCCTGGGTTCGAACATCTTGAACATTCTGCTCGTGCTGGGCGTGGTCGCAGTAATTCAGCCGATCGGTGCAGGCGGCATTCGCAGTCTCGATCTCATCGCCATGGCCGCCAGCGCGATCTTGCTCTACCCGCTGATGTGGCGCGGCCGCGTCTTGAGTCGGTGGGAGGGTGGGCTGCTGCTCCTGGGCTATGTGTTGTATCTGGCGCTGGCGTTGCGGGCTTGATTGGATAGAGGCCCTGGCTCGGCTGGTAAACCAATTCTTGGATCAACGTTGGTTTGAACTAACTTGCCAAACTTGTGTCTGAAGCAGCGTCACTGGTCGCGAGCACGCTCTTTTTGGATACACCACAGCGCACTGTCTTTGCTGGCAAGAAATTTGCGCGCAGTGAAGATTCTGATGGCAAGCAACCCCCACACCGACCCTCCCGCGCGCTCGCGGAGGAGGGAGCCAACTCCCTCTCCCACGCGAGTGGGAGAGGGCTGGGGAGAGGGCTACTTGCGACACGGCAACACTGAAAGAATCGCGCAACGGCTCCAACCGTTTGACGCTTGAATAAACACCACGGCAGAGAAAATATAATCCTCATGGTTCAAAAGTATGCAGCGCAGCACGCGAGCAAACCCTACAATCTGGCTTGCTTGGCAAAGCTGCCGCTCACGTTCGTGCTCATTGCGATCGGTGGATCGACCGTTGCAAACGCTTGGGATTCGACTTGGACTCCAGCACGATTCCCCGTCCCGCCAATCCGTGCGGACGGACGCGTTGACCTGAGTGATTTGAGTTGCGCGACTCAATTTGCGCGGCTCTTGCCTCTGGCGATGCGAAATAGTCGTTGGCTGCAAGAAAGACGTGACTCGCCAGAAATGGAACGGCGGTTCCAGAACATGTCTTGGCATCCGCCTGAATTGACGTGGGATGCGTCGCCGTGGCTCAGGTTGGAAGGGGCTGAGCTTGAGCGCGACCTGAGGTTTCTCGCGGCTCCGCGCTTCTCGCTACGCGATGCGGATTGCCAGTATCAGGATGGCGAGATTCGGCTTGTTTTCATCGCGCTGATGACATCCCCGGGCTTGGGGACCGGTCACTCGTTTCTACTGGAGGCCAACACCGGTGTTGTCACGGCGGTGCAGCAGACT
It contains:
- a CDS encoding calcium/sodium antiporter produces the protein MTTAILAILAGLVLLAIGAEGLVRGASRIALQLGVTPLVIGLTIVAAGTGSPEMVVSFQAAFAGSSDLALGNIVGSNIANVALILGLAAIVRPLQVRSALLLREMPIMIGVTLALIAMLADGQLGRIDGALLSIGAVVYTIGAYRASKRDRDAAVAEEFANELPKTTGNTASNVIFIVGGLGALVFGATLLVDGAVVIAKSIGMSEAVIGLTIVAIGTSLPELATSVLAAWRKDADVAFGNVLGSNILNILLVLGVVAVIQPIGAGGIRSLDLIAMAASAILLYPLMWRGRVLSRWEGGLLLLGYVLYLALALRA